A stretch of Gemmatimonas aurantiaca T-27 DNA encodes these proteins:
- the nuoL gene encoding NADH-quinone oxidoreductase subunit L, producing MIAALLPFLILLPLLGFVVNGAVALSRASAADGARSTARHPLVSIVGPGVIIAAFAVAMALFMRMRVGMAGPAIVSLGQWMPVGNLVIDWNFQLDQLSMLMVLVITGVGSLIHLFSIGYMQDDPGYARYFAYLNLFVAFMLVLVLGGSYPVMFVGWEGVGLASYLLIGFWFSDKANADAGKKAFVVNRVGDFGFLVAMFLIWVTTQHLDFVGAHSVLGGMGGTPVVLAIALFLFVGCAGKSAQLPLYIWLPDAMAGPTPVSALIHAATMVTAGVYLVARAAPIFAGAPEASLVITAIGALTALFAATIALRQWDIKKVLAYSTVSQLGYMFVAVGSGAYTAGVFHLVTHAFFKALLFLGAGSVIHAMHHAYHHTHRHDDPQDLRNMGGLARFMPATAGAMTLATLAIAGVPPLAGFFSKDEILAGVFARAHDSPLANASLLGIPGSTVLYAAYGIGILTALLTAIYMTRMLLLAFYGENRTGEAERSALHEAPLIMTAPVLILGVLTLAGGWLNLPALIPIGPVGVLEHWLSPVTAASATRLAGAGHLSHDIEIVLVGIATGVALLGIVIAVVLYRKPMADKAHAPVDNSLLARAYGVDDIVDTVIVKPVSAVADTVLARGVDRGIDQGFSLGGSLLSRTASLMGSKLQDGDVGKYAWLLAVGALALIAALTLS from the coding sequence ATGATCGCCGCCCTGCTCCCGTTCCTGATCCTGCTGCCGCTGCTCGGCTTCGTGGTGAACGGCGCCGTCGCGCTGTCACGGGCCAGTGCAGCCGACGGCGCGCGCAGCACCGCGCGTCATCCGCTCGTGTCGATCGTGGGCCCCGGCGTCATCATCGCAGCTTTTGCGGTGGCCATGGCGCTCTTCATGCGCATGCGCGTGGGCATGGCCGGCCCAGCGATCGTCTCGCTGGGACAGTGGATGCCCGTGGGCAATCTCGTCATCGACTGGAATTTCCAGTTGGATCAGTTGTCGATGCTGATGGTGCTGGTCATCACGGGCGTCGGCTCGTTGATCCACCTGTTTTCGATCGGCTACATGCAGGACGACCCGGGCTATGCGCGGTACTTCGCATACCTCAACCTGTTCGTGGCGTTCATGCTGGTGCTGGTGCTGGGCGGCAGTTACCCCGTGATGTTCGTGGGCTGGGAAGGTGTGGGCTTGGCCTCCTATCTGCTCATCGGCTTCTGGTTCAGTGACAAGGCCAACGCGGACGCCGGCAAGAAGGCGTTCGTGGTGAACCGCGTCGGCGACTTCGGTTTCCTGGTCGCGATGTTCCTGATCTGGGTCACCACGCAACACCTCGATTTTGTGGGCGCGCACAGCGTGTTGGGCGGCATGGGCGGCACCCCGGTGGTGTTGGCCATCGCGCTGTTCCTGTTTGTTGGCTGCGCGGGCAAGAGCGCGCAGTTGCCGCTCTACATCTGGTTGCCTGACGCCATGGCCGGCCCGACGCCGGTCTCCGCGCTCATTCACGCCGCCACCATGGTCACGGCGGGTGTGTACCTGGTCGCGCGGGCCGCGCCGATCTTTGCCGGAGCCCCCGAAGCGTCGCTGGTCATCACCGCCATTGGTGCGCTCACGGCACTGTTTGCCGCGACCATCGCGCTGCGGCAGTGGGACATCAAGAAGGTGCTCGCGTACTCCACCGTGTCCCAGTTGGGCTACATGTTCGTGGCCGTGGGCAGCGGGGCGTATACCGCCGGTGTGTTTCATCTGGTCACGCACGCCTTCTTCAAGGCCCTCCTGTTCCTCGGCGCCGGCTCGGTGATCCACGCGATGCACCACGCGTATCACCACACGCACCGCCACGACGATCCACAGGATCTTCGTAACATGGGTGGCCTCGCGCGCTTCATGCCGGCCACGGCGGGCGCGATGACGCTGGCCACGCTGGCCATTGCCGGTGTACCGCCGCTCGCCGGTTTCTTCTCCAAGGACGAAATCCTCGCGGGTGTCTTTGCCCGTGCGCACGACTCACCGCTGGCCAACGCCTCGCTGCTCGGCATTCCGGGCAGCACGGTGCTGTATGCCGCCTATGGCATCGGTATCCTGACGGCGTTGCTGACGGCCATCTACATGACCCGCATGCTGCTGCTCGCCTTCTATGGTGAGAATCGCACTGGCGAAGCCGAACGCAGTGCGCTGCATGAGGCGCCACTCATCATGACCGCGCCGGTGCTCATTCTCGGCGTACTCACGCTCGCCGGTGGCTGGCTCAACCTGCCGGCGCTGATTCCGATTGGACCCGTAGGGGTGCTCGAGCATTGGCTCTCGCCGGTCACCGCCGCCAGCGCCACACGACTGGCCGGGGCAGGGCACCTGTCGCATGACATCGAGATCGTGCTGGTGGGGATTGCCACCGGTGTGGCCCTGCTGGGCATCGTGATTGCCGTGGTGTTGTATCGCAAGCCGATGGCCGACAAGGCACACGCGCCGGTGGACAACAGCTTGCTCGCCCGCGCCTATGGTGTGGATGACATCGTCGACACGGTCATCGTGAAGCCGGTGAGTGCGGTGGCCGACACCGTGCTGGCCCGCGGCGTCGACCGTGGCATCGACCAGGGGTTCTCGCTTGGCGGCTCGCTGCTGTCCCGCACGGCGTCATTGATGGGGAGCAAGTTGCAGGATGGTGATGTGGGCAAGTACGCGTGGCTGCTCGCGGTCGGTGCCCTGGCGTTGATTGCGGCCCTCACGCTGAGCTGA
- the nuoK gene encoding NADH-quinone oxidoreductase subunit NuoK yields the protein MITEALIVSAILFAIGVVGVLTRRNAIILFMCAELMLNAVNLSFVAFSRLHGVTGHVFVIMVMTVAAAEAALGLAIVIAIYRHFGTVDLSNLRTLRG from the coding sequence ATGATCACCGAAGCACTCATCGTCTCGGCGATTCTATTCGCCATCGGGGTTGTCGGCGTGCTGACCCGCCGCAACGCCATCATTCTGTTCATGTGCGCAGAGCTGATGCTCAACGCCGTGAACCTGAGCTTTGTCGCGTTCTCGCGCCTCCACGGTGTCACCGGTCACGTGTTCGTGATCATGGTGATGACCGTGGCGGCGGCCGAGGCGGCGCTTGGCCTGGCCATCGTCATCGCGATCTACCGGCACTTCGGAACTGTGGACCTGTCGAACCTTCGCACCCTCCGCGGATGA
- a CDS encoding NADH-quinone oxidoreductase subunit J family protein translates to MNAFYQFQFYFFSLLAIASALLFVTRKNPVPAALWLVNVMFALAGLYVMLDAPFVGTIQVLVYAGAIMVTFVFVVMLLNLGKTEVSDIRSLGTRLGSGVVGLALLANLLLALRQHIEVPEFSAARDNVVEPVAAALFTDYLVAFELTSLVLLVAVIGAVVLAKRRVTS, encoded by the coding sequence ATGAACGCCTTCTATCAGTTTCAGTTCTACTTCTTCTCGCTGCTGGCCATCGCGTCGGCGCTGCTGTTCGTCACGCGCAAGAATCCGGTCCCGGCCGCCCTGTGGTTGGTGAACGTGATGTTTGCGCTGGCCGGTTTGTACGTCATGCTCGACGCCCCGTTCGTCGGCACCATTCAGGTGCTGGTGTACGCGGGCGCGATCATGGTGACGTTCGTGTTCGTGGTCATGCTGCTCAATCTTGGCAAGACCGAAGTGTCCGACATCCGGTCGCTCGGTACGCGGCTGGGCAGTGGGGTCGTGGGACTGGCCTTGCTGGCCAATCTTCTGCTGGCTCTCCGGCAGCATATCGAAGTACCTGAGTTCTCGGCGGCCAGGGACAACGTGGTGGAGCCGGTCGCTGCCGCGTTGTTCACGGATTACCTGGTGGCCTTCGAACTGACCAGTCTCGTGCTCCTCGTGGCGGTCATCGGTGCCGTCGTGCTGGCCAAGCGGCGGGTGACGTCATGA
- a CDS encoding NuoI/complex I 23 kDa subunit family protein: MAIGVKVMQRPLERVSYIRSTLAGMATTFKHLVDPHKVTMEYPETKWDLSPRWRGTHRMLTTEDGKAKCVACGLCPTVCPANCIKLTPGEDEQGNRYPLVFEIDEFRCIFCGYCQEVCPEEAIHLGRHYENAEYDRASFVYDLERLTAQTHPVSELWDPADPKGE, translated from the coding sequence ATGGCGATCGGCGTGAAGGTCATGCAGCGTCCACTCGAGCGCGTGAGCTACATCCGCTCGACGCTGGCGGGCATGGCCACCACCTTCAAGCACCTGGTCGACCCGCACAAGGTCACCATGGAGTATCCGGAAACGAAGTGGGATCTCTCGCCGCGCTGGCGAGGGACGCACCGGATGCTCACCACGGAAGACGGCAAGGCCAAGTGCGTCGCATGCGGCCTGTGCCCCACGGTGTGCCCGGCCAACTGCATCAAGCTGACGCCCGGTGAAGACGAGCAGGGCAATCGGTATCCGCTCGTATTCGAGATCGACGAGTTCCGCTGCATCTTCTGCGGCTACTGCCAGGAAGTGTGCCCGGAAGAGGCGATTCACCTCGGCCGTCACTACGAAAACGCCGAGTACGATCGGGCGTCGTTCGTCTATGACCTCGAGCGTCTCACCGCGCAGACCCACCCGGTGAGTGAACTGTGGGACCCCGCTGACCCGAAGGGCGAATGA
- the nuoH gene encoding NADH-quinone oxidoreductase subunit NuoH, which yields MIARPVMAAIDLAAWFPRADSQLAPEAIGTFVAASVVKILVVFGVWMLTVAMLTLVERKLAAWFQDRRGPNRAGPGGILQPVADGIKNFMKEETNPPFADRWLFIIAPALAFIPAMLTWAVIPLAAPLPTPWGLIDMAVAPVPVGFLFVLAISSLGVYGMVLAGWSSNNKYALLGGLRSSAQMVSYEIAMGMSTIPVLLLAGNVSLNTIVQQQAGMGWNVFSLTIAWFTFLVAAFAETNRLPFDLPEAESELVAGYHTEYSGMKFSMFFIAEYSNMITVSALTATMFFGGWDLPFTQWDNVAPFTVLKTLVTLIAFALKTGFFIFVFMWVRWTLPRFRYDQLMSLGWSIMLPVALAYIVIIAVASLGLDALGVTRGPLFTLALLGLNVVLIAILLTWLDRGKLISPASARVAPTDLERLRARGLDLSRRKLAAQGVLPDAANTAAGVISEGGN from the coding sequence ATGATCGCCCGACCCGTGATGGCTGCCATCGATCTGGCGGCGTGGTTTCCTCGCGCCGATTCGCAGTTGGCACCCGAGGCGATCGGCACGTTTGTCGCCGCCAGTGTGGTCAAGATTCTGGTGGTGTTCGGTGTCTGGATGCTCACGGTGGCCATGCTGACGCTCGTCGAGCGCAAGCTGGCGGCGTGGTTCCAGGATCGTCGTGGTCCGAATCGCGCAGGCCCGGGCGGCATCCTGCAGCCCGTCGCCGACGGTATCAAGAATTTCATGAAGGAAGAGACCAATCCGCCGTTTGCTGATCGGTGGCTCTTCATCATTGCGCCGGCGCTCGCGTTCATTCCGGCCATGCTCACGTGGGCCGTGATCCCGCTGGCTGCACCGTTGCCAACACCGTGGGGTCTCATCGACATGGCGGTGGCGCCGGTGCCGGTGGGCTTCCTCTTCGTGCTCGCGATCTCGTCGCTTGGTGTGTACGGCATGGTGTTGGCCGGCTGGTCGTCCAACAACAAGTACGCGCTGTTGGGTGGCCTGCGCTCCAGCGCGCAGATGGTGTCGTATGAAATCGCGATGGGCATGTCGACCATTCCGGTGCTGCTCCTGGCCGGCAATGTCTCGCTGAACACCATCGTGCAGCAGCAGGCTGGCATGGGCTGGAATGTGTTCTCGCTGACCATCGCGTGGTTCACGTTCCTCGTCGCGGCATTTGCGGAGACCAACCGCCTGCCGTTCGACTTGCCCGAAGCCGAGTCGGAGCTGGTGGCCGGCTATCACACGGAATACAGCGGCATGAAGTTCTCGATGTTCTTCATCGCCGAGTATTCGAACATGATCACGGTGAGCGCGCTCACGGCGACCATGTTCTTCGGTGGCTGGGATCTGCCGTTCACGCAGTGGGACAACGTCGCGCCATTCACGGTGCTCAAGACGCTGGTCACACTGATCGCCTTTGCGCTGAAGACGGGCTTCTTCATCTTCGTCTTCATGTGGGTGCGCTGGACGCTGCCGCGCTTCCGCTACGACCAGCTCATGTCGCTCGGCTGGAGCATCATGCTGCCGGTGGCGCTGGCGTACATCGTCATCATTGCGGTTGCCTCGCTCGGCCTGGATGCGCTGGGTGTGACCCGCGGACCCTTGTTCACGCTGGCATTGCTCGGCCTGAACGTGGTGCTGATTGCCATCTTGCTGACGTGGCTCGACCGCGGCAAGCTGATCAGCCCCGCGAGTGCCCGGGTGGCACCAACAGATTTGGAGCGCCTGCGGGCGCGTGGTCTCGACTTGTCACGCCGCAAGCTCGCGGCGCAGGGTGTACTGCCTGACGCGGCCAATACCGCGGCCGGTGTGATTTCCGAAGGGGGCAACTGA